A single region of the Drosophila takahashii strain IR98-3 E-12201 chromosome 2R, DtakHiC1v2, whole genome shotgun sequence genome encodes:
- the LOC108061497 gene encoding uncharacterized protein: MIATTVCFYLVLLAIIMAFLSPSVDGCFILLACLLKSPLCPYNTTSSG; the protein is encoded by the coding sequence ATGATTGCCACAACGGTGTGTTTTTACCTGGTGCTGCTGGCCATTATCATGGCGTTCCTGTCCCCCTCCGTAGACGGTTGCTTCATCCTGCTGGCCTGCCTGTTGAAATCCCCCTTGTGTCCTTACAACACCACCTCGTCTGGATGA